TGATAACAACCATGCATTTTTCGAATGTTGGATAGTTAAGCAAGGTGTTTAAGGTATATTCAAGAATACACTTACCATTTATTGTTAAATATTGTTTGGGGATATCGTTTTTCATGCGAGTACCGACGCCTGCGGCCGGAACAATGACGAAATAATCGGCCGATGATTGTTTCATAGGAATACCAAATATATACTGATTATATGAACTCTTTACTTTCTAATATTGTTTCTCTCGCTAAACAAGCGGGGAAGCAGATACTTAGCATTTATCATAGTGATTTTACAGTAGAATATAAAGCAGATAAGTCGCCCGTAACAGCGGCTGATATGGCTGCCCATCAAACTATTTACCAAGGGTTAAAACAGATAACCCCCGAAATACCTATTCTTTCAGAGGAATTAACCACAACTGATTTTGCAGAGCGTCGGCACTGGCAGCGATACTGGTTAATTGACCCTCTGGATGGCACTAAAGAATTCCTAGAAAAAAACGGCGAATTTACGATAAATATTGCTTTAATTGAGAATCATGTGCCTACGCTCGGCGTCATTTATGCGCCTGCATTTGATTTTTGCTATTTTGCCGGAGCGGATCAAGGTGCATTTAAACAAATGGCCGAACAAGAGGCCGCATTACTGCAAACTTCATCCTGGAAAAAAGATTCATCCATCATTATTGCGATAAGCCGTCGCCATGGAACAGACTCACTACAGCATTTTTTGGCCCAATTCCCCGCTTTAAATTTGCTGCGTTGTGGGAGCGCTTTAAAATTTTGTTGGTTAGCGGAAGGGTTTGCCGATGTTTATCCGCGTTTTAGTCCTACCAGTGAATGGGATACGGCGGCGGGTCAGTGTATCCTCAAGGAAGCGGGTGGTACCCTTATTGATTCCCAAGGCCAGATATTACGTTATAATACCAAGCCTTCTTTGCGTAATACCGCATTTTTAGCGGTGGGTGATAAGTCGCATGCTTGGGCCAATTATTTCGTTTATACTCTTCGCACTTGAATTTTTGGCTGCGTTGCTGCTCAATTCGCAATCCTCATGTATGTTATATACACTCCGGTTGCTCATTTTCGCGGCGCCTTGCCAAAAACCCCATTGCTTTGAGTATCAAACAACACGACTAAGTTAGGAGCTTGTATGCTAAAAAAATCCATCACGGTCGCAGTGACCGGTGCGGCAGGACAAATTGGTTATGCTTTATTGTTTCGTATTGCTTCAGGGCAGATGTTTGGGCCCGATCAGCCTGTTAAGCTCCATTTATTAGAATTAGAGAAAAGCCTTCCGGCATTGCATGGTATTGCAATGGAATTAGATGATTGCGCTTTTCCATTATTAGAAAAAATTGTTTGTACGCGTCAAATGCATGAAGCGATGCAAGGTGCGAATTGGGCTATTTTGGTCGGATCTATGCCGCGTAGAGACGGTATGGAGCGTGCAGACTTACTGAAAATAAATGGAGGCATTTTTGCACCGCAAGGTAAGGCTATTAATGATTATGCCGCCGATGATGTTAGAACATTCGTAGTGGGTAATCCTTGTAATACGAACTGTTTGATCGCCATGCACCATGCGCCGGATGTGCCTAGAGATCGTTTTTTTGCGATGACGTTGTTAGATGAAAATCGTGCACGATCGCAGCTTGCTAAAAAGGCAGGTGTATCTGTGCAAGAAGTCAGTCAGTTAGCTATTTGGGGTAATCATTCTTCAACACAATACCCTGATTTTTATAATGCGAAAATTAGTGGTAAGCCTGTTATTGAAACTATTTCAGACGAAAACTGGCTACGAAATGATTTTATTTCTTTAGTGCAAAAGCGCGGTGCAGCAGTTATAAAAGCACGTGGTGCATCCTCTGCGGCATCAGCGGCGAATGCAGTGGTCGGAAGTGTTTATCATTTGACACACGAAACGAAACAGGATGATTATTTCTCAATCGCTTTTTGTTCTAAAGGCGAATACGGCATTGATGAGGATTTGATATTTTCTTTTCCTAGCCAGGTGGATGCTAAAGGCCGATTAACAATAGTGGAAAATATTCAACATAATGCGTTTGGAAAAGAAAAGCTACTGTTAACATTAAATGAATTACGTGCCGAAAGAGATGAGATAAAGAAATTAGGATTGATTGAATCTAAGTTGGGTGTTAGTTAAGGGATCGCAAATCGTCATTGCGAGCGCCGTAGGCGCGCGGCAATCTAGAGTATTAGTAAGCTGAATGCTGGATGGCCAGGCTCATTACATTCGCTCGCCATGACGGTGGTTTTTTGTTTTTACTAGAAAGTTTTCTAAGTTTTTATTCATTAAGCCTATCGGGTACTAAAATTTCCCGGTTGCCATTATTCTCCATAGCGCTAACAAGTCCTGCTCTTTCCATATCTTCCATTAAACGAGCGGCGCGGTTATAACCAATTTTCAGTCGTCGTTGTACACTAGAAATAGAAGCGCGTCGTGTTTCTAATACAATTTGTACCGCTTGATCATATAAGGCATCTTTTTCTCCCCCATTACTATCTGCAAACTCTGCATAAGGATCAGATGCTTCAAGCGTTGCTTGCGTTAGATCTAGCATATATTCGGGTGTGCCAGATTGTTTCAGCGCTTTTACCACATCATGGACCTCTTGGTCAGCGACAAAAGCACCATGCACACGAATCGGTACGCCAGTACCTGGCGCTAAATACAACATATCCCCGTGGCCGAGTAATTGATCAGCACCTTGTTGATCGAGAATAGTGCGTGAATCAATTTTTGAAGAAACTTGAAATGCAATACGAGTGGGAATATTTGCTTTGATTAATCCCGTAATGACATCAACCGAAGGTCTTTGTGTGGCTAAGATTAAATGAATACCCGCAGCTCGTGCTTTTTGTGCAATTCTAGCAATTAATTCTTCCACTTTCTTACCTACAACCATCATCATATCGGCAAATTCGTCAATTAAGACAATAATATAAGGAAGTTGCATTAAAGGCTCAGCTTGTCCGCCTTGTTCAGGCGTCCAAAATGGATCGTGGATAGGGCTGCCTTTAACCTGTGCCTCTTGTATCTTTTGGTTATAACCCGCTAAGTTTCGTACACCAAGATTTGCCATTAATTTATACCGACGTTCCATTTCAGCCACACCCCAACGTAAAGCATTAGCAGCTTCTTTCATATCGGTAACAACAGGTGCTAAAAGATGGGGAATGCCTTCATAGATAGCAAGCTCCAACATTTTAGGATCTATCATGATCAATCGGACTTCTTGTGGCGTTGCTTTATATAAAATACTTAATAACATCGCATTTAGACCGACAGATTTTCCAGAGCCCGTCGTACCGGCTACTAATAAATGCGGCATTTTTCCTAGGTCAACAATAACGGGGTGACCCGCAATATCTTTTCCTAGTGCAAGAGAAAGGGGAGAACGGGCTTGTTGGTAGGAATTAGAGGTTAATATTTCACTTAAACGAACGATTTCTCTATGTTTATTAGGAACTTCTAAACCTACCACGGATTTTCCAGGAATAACTTCCACGATTCTAACGCTGACAACAGATAAGGAACGTGCAAGATCTTTGGCAAGACCTGTAATACGACTTACTTTAACACCTGCCGCAAGTTCCATCTCAAAACGTGTGACAACAGGCCCTGGATGTACAGCAACCACATGTACTTGTATGCCGAAATCTTTTAAGCGCAGCTCAACGTCACGTGACAGCCGCTCTAACTCCGCACGTGAGTAACCTTCTTTATTAGAAGCTTCTGCTGGATCCAATAAGCTTAATGAAGGAAGCGCAGCGCTTGTGCTTACCTTTTTACTCGGGGTGATCGTGGCAGGTGGGGAATAAGGCTTAATAGGGATAGAGGGTGAATAGGGAGTAGGATCAGTATCTTGGAAAGGTGAGACTGTTATTGAATTTGCATGTGGTGTTAATGGTTTACTATTAATATTCAGTTTCGGCTTACGAATGCTATCAATAGGCGTTTTTTCTTTTCTGGCTAAACTCTTTTTTAGGTGGTTGCAAAGTCGTTTTATTGTTTCATAGCCTTGTGACAATAACGCGCTGACTTGCTGGCTTATTTTATGCAAGCTATTTAGCCAGGAAAAGCCAGTAGCGAGGGTTGTGCTGGCTAATAATAAGGCCAATAAGAATACCGTACTGCCAACCACATTGAATTGGGCAATAAAATTTTTCGTGACAATTGCACCTAAGAGACCTCCGGGCGTATAACCATGAACGGCATGTGTACTATGAAGACTAGCGAGTCCACAAGCGGCGATAAAAACAACAATAAATCCAAATAACCGTAATGCTAAAAATGCATAGCTTATATCGGTATTAAATTGTCCTTTAAAGCCTTGCCATCCGCTATAAAGTAGCAATACAGGAAATAGGTAAGCTAATGAACCGACGCCAGTAAAAAATAAATGGGCCAATGTGTCACCTAAATGGCCTGCAATATTCATGGATGCCTTACTATGAATACCAGGATGATAAGTCCATAAAGCCAACACTAAGAAAAGCGCCAGGGCGACACTGGCAATTAATAGCCCTTCACGCAAGCGCTGCATGAGACTGAGATGCGAAGCTTCTTCAGATTTGGTTCGTCGTTTCAAGGGTGCTCCTTAATAATACATGCCTCCAGCAAGTGCACAAGAGGTGATGGATACTATTTATAGTATGGAATTGTTATACTTCGCTTGGATATTTTGATTATAACAATATTTTTATTATCTTGGGTTTTGCCCTAAAGTGAATAGGTATGAATAAAGCTCAAAAACATCGTTTAATTATTTTAGGTTCGGGGCCTGCGGGCTATACAGCTGCTATTTATGCGGCGCGTGCTAATTTAAATCCTCTTGTTATTACAGGCATGCAACAAGGCGGTCAATTAATGACCACCACAGATGTTGATAATTGGCCGGGCGATGTAGAAGGCTTGCAAGGGCCTGCACTTATGGAGCGTATGTTAAAGCATGCTGAGCGATTTAAAAGCCAAATGGTATTTGATCAAATTAATACGGTTGATCTCTCCAAAAAGCCTTTTATTTTAAAAGGGGATCAAGCTACTTATCATTGTGATGCTTTGATCATTGCTACGGGTGCTTCAGCTAGATATTTAGGTTTAGATTCAGAAACAGAATTTACGGGCAAAGGTGTTTCAGCGTGTGCTACCTGTGACGGTTTTTTTTATAAAGGTCAAAAAGTAGCAGTTGTTGGTGGCGGTAATACAGCAGTTGAAGAAGCACTCTATATGGCAAATATTGCAGAACATGTGATGCTTATCCATAGGAGAGATTCGTTTCGCTCTGAAAAGATTTTAATTGATAAATTGATGGCTAAAGTAAAAGCGGGAAAGATCACATTAGTTTTAGATAGCGTTGTAGAAGCTATTGTAGGTGATGAACAAGGTGTTAATGGTGTCAAGATAAAAAATGTCAAAACACAAGCGTTAAGCCAATTAGCCGTACATGGTGTTTTTATTGCGATTGGGCATACACCCAATACGGCTTTATTCCAGGATCAATTAAAAATGGAAAAGGGTTATATCCTCGTTAAAGGAGGTAGCCAAGGTGCTGCCACGGCAACAAACATACACGGTGTTTTTGCTGCAGGTGATGTGGCGGATTCTGTTTACCGCCAAGCGGTGACTTCTGCAGGTACGGGCTGTATGGCCGCATTAGATGCAGAAAAATATTTAGACGAGTGCGCTAATTAAAATTATAAATAGGCAAGAGGCGAGTGCATATATGCTTAAACGGTTAGGATTTTGCTTACTATTATTAGTCGCTTTGCCGGCGTTTGCAGAAGATGCAAGTAATGATCCGTATGAAAACTACAATCGCCATGCTTTTAAACTGAATCAGACTTTAGACACTATTTTTTTAAAGCCAGTTGCTACGGTATATAAAACTGTTTTGCCATGGCCGGTAACAAAAGGCATTAGTAATTTTTTTAATAATTTAGGGCAAGTGCCTGCTATTATTAATGACTTATTACAAGCTGATTTTTATACTGCAACGCAAGATACATGGCGGTTATTGATTAATACAACGGTAGGCATAGGTGGATTTGTTGATGTAGCAAGCCACATTAACTTGCCTGCGCACTCCCAGGATTTTGGTTTGACCCTAGCAAAATGGGGTTATCGATCATCTGCTTATTTTGTGGTACCGATTTTAGGCCCGAGTACTGTGCGTGATGCGATTTCATGGCCAGTAAATTACGGTGTTTTTTCCGTCTATCCTTATATCAATGATATATCATGGCGTAATGGGTTAGCAGCCGGAGGCTTTGTTAATACGAGAGCACAACTGTTAGATTTTGACCAAACCATTAAGCAAGTATCCTTTGACCCCTATGTTTTCCAACGTAATGCGTATTTACAGCGAAGAAATTATTTAATTAAGCAGAATAGTCATTTAGTGAATACTTCTGACGATAAGGATGACGATGACGATGATGATGACGCTGATATTGAATAGACTTCTTTTAAGAATTTAGTTTTTTAATTGTTAGGAGGTTCTAATATGAAAGAAACGCTCAATATCGGACTTACTGAGACAAAAAGGAAAAAAACGGCTGATGGGCTAATCAAGTTACTGGCTAATAATTATGTGTTGTATTTAAAAACACATAACTTTCATTGGAATGTAGTAGGCTCTATGTTTCAACCATTGCATAGCTTGTTTGAAGCACAATACATAGACCTTTGGAATGCCGCTGATAAAATCGCTGAACGTATACGTGCACTGGGGTTTTTTGTGCCAGCCAGTTATGAGGATTTTGCCAAGTTGAGTAAGATTAAAGAAGCGGTTGGGACAAAATCCGTAAAAGCCAAGTCAATGATTAGTCAGCTGGTGGGCGACCAAGAAATTATTATTCGTCTCGCACGAGAGTTATTGCCTCAGATAGAAGAAACTGAAGACCAAGTGACGGTCGATTTGCTTTCTGAGCGTATGGAAGTCCATGAGAAGAATGCTTGGATGTTACGTAGCTTTTTGGAGTAGCGAATCACCTAAGCGGGACTTTCGTCTAAATGAGGTTTTTAGCCCCCGGGCTGCTGCTAGGAGGGGTGAAAAAAGCCTTTTTACTTCAGAGGGAGTCGTTCAAAGTTTTATCATCGTGCTATATACCCTAGCGGGCGCTATTGTGTTAGGATGAGGACGTTTAGTTTATCTTTGCCACAGGCTAGTTAGAAACGTGTGAGCGATGCTAGCTTAGAGGTGGCCTTTTTATAGCCTTTTGGAGGTTTTGTGTGAATAAAAGATTGTATGTAGGTGGTTTAAGCTATGGCGTCGATGACGATAGCTTAAGGGAGCTTTTTCAGCCACACGGTGATGTAAAGTTTGTTAAGGTCATTCGGGACTTCCATAGCGGACGTAGTAAAGGCTTTGGTTTTGTTGAGATGAATACGCCGGAAGAGGCAAAAAGTGCCATTGATGCTTTAAATGGTAGCACGCACGAAGGGCGTTCGATTACTGTTTCAGAAGCAAACCCACCTGATTCCAGTGGTGGCGGCAACCGTGGCGGCGCGCGCGCAGGCGGCGGCGGTTCTGGTGGCGGCTATCAACAACGACGTCGTTCAGGCGGCGGCATGGGTGGTTCAGGCGGCGGCAATGGCGGCGGTCATCGTCACCGGGAGCGCGAAGAGTATTAAAAAAGTATTCGTACTTTAATCTCAGAGCTAGAGTAGGTTTAAAAGTTGTCTAAATAAGTGCGTGCACAACACCATACATCTATTCTTTTTACACCTGCATCATATAAAATGCGACTTAGCTCGGTGAGTGTGTGACCTGTGGTCATCACATCATCGAGCAACGCAATATGTTGGTTTAATAGATTTTTTTGTGTTTGTAGTGCAAATGCATTTTTTACGTTAGTACGGCGTTGGTTAGCAGGTAATTCACTTTGTGGCAGCGTATTACGTATGCGCAGGCAGCTTTTATAATCGATAGAAATATTTAATGTTTTATTGATGTATCTCGCAATTTCCATAACTTGATTAAACCCCCTTTGACGAAGACGTTTTTTGTGTAAGGGAACAGGAATAATTAAGTGTGGAAAATGCTCTTTTTGATAGCTTAAACGGATCTGTTTAGCTAATAAATTTCCTAAAATTGTTGCATAGAGTAAGCGTTGTTGGAATTTCAATCCAGTGATGAGGCTTCTTATTGCCCCCCTATAGGAGAAGGGAATGCAGGTTTTATAAAAAGGGAAGGGCTTCTTTAAACAGGTACCACAAATAGTGTTTGTTGCAATATTCAAAGGAGCGGCACAGTGAATACAAACATGGCCAAGCCAAGGTAAGTCTTTTTCACAATCAAGACATAAATCAATTGCTCGTTTTGCTTCTTCACTGCATAAAATGCAAGTAAAGGGAAGAATACTATAGATTAGTTCTTTTTTTGCTATCCTTATCCAAGTATTGATATCCATCTTTAGAGTTTAACTGAAGTCTAATTGCTTAAAAACTAGCTTGAAATCTAAGATTAACTCATAATATTGATAAGTGTCGCATTTAAGCAATGTCTAAAGAGCAACACTCAATTTTAATATAAGAGGTTTACTATGTGTGGGATCGTAGCAGCTACAGCGCAACGTAATGTTGTACCTATCCTTCTAGAAGGTTTAAAACGGCTTGAATATCGAGGCTATGATTCAGCCGGTATTGCGCTGCTTGATTCCCATCATCAACTACAGCGCCGCCGAACCGTAGGTAAAGTAGAGAGCTTAGAAAAAGCAATAACACCCGAAGCATTATCAGGAAAAATCGGTATTGCACATACACGTTGGGCTACCCATGGTAAGCCTAGTGAAGCGAATGCACACCCTCATATGTCAGGCTCCGATATCGCATTGGTCCATAATGGCATTATTGAAAATTACTTATCATTACGCCACGATTTGAAAAAAGCGGGCTATCAGTTTGAATCAGAAACAGATACTGAGATTATTGCGCATTTATTGGATCACCATCTTAAAAAAACCAAGGATTTTTTATCCGCTGTTTTGCAAACGATACAGCGATTAGAAGGTGCTTTTGCGCTGGTTTTTCTCTATAGCCAAGAACCCGATAGTTTGATTGCGGTGCGTAAAGGGAGTCCTTTAGTCGTTGGTTTAAGCAAGGATGAAAATTTTATTGCCTCTGATCACTTAGCCTTACTACCTGTTACCCAGCAATTTGTTTATCTACAGGAAGGGGATATCGCACAGATTTCTTCTGGTAAGGTGGTATTTTTTGACAGCAAAGGTCAGATGGTGCAGCGTTCGCCTTATCGCTCAACCTTACAGCATGATGTGATAGATAAAGGTAAATATCGCCATTTCATGGAAAAGGAGATTTTTGAACAGCCTGAAGCAGCCAGTGCGGCGTTAGAAGGGCGCATTTCTCAAACTCAGGTTTTAGATGGAATTTGTGGTTTTCAGGCAGTTGATAAGCTTACTAGTATTCGTCGAGTACAAATAGTGGCTTGTGGTACCAGTTATCATGCAGGGTTGATAGCAAGGTATTGGCTAGAAAGTTGGGTAGGACTTCCCTGCCAAGTTGAGATTGCAAGTGAGTTTCGTTATCACCCGACCTTAGTTGAACCAGATACTTTATTTATTACCTTGTCACAATCGGGAGAAACGGCAGATACCTTGGAAGCATTGCGACAAGCAAAAACTAAAAACTATGCCGCTACATTAACGATTTGTAATGCACCTGAAAGTGCCATGGTACGTGAGTCTGATTTTGTACTATTGACACGAGCAGGGCCCGAAATTGGTGTTGCTTCTACGAAAGCTTTTACGACACAACTGACGGTTTTGCTTTTGCTAACAGCACTTTTGGGGCGGCATCATGGTTGGGATAAAAAGCGAGAACAAGAGTGGGTTTCACAATTGCGTACATTACCGAAGCTTTTAGAAGAGACTTTGCTCTTAGACAAGCCAATTAAACAACTTGCTAAGTTATTTAGAGATAAATCAAACGCCTTATTTATTGCTCGAGGTATTCATTTTCCAGTGGCTTTAGAGGGGGCGCTTAAGCTAAAAGAAATTTCTTATATCCATGCAGAGGCTTATCCTGCAGGTGAGTTGAAACATGGACCACTTGCTTTAGTGGACAATGATATGCCGGTGATCGCATTGCTACCATCCAATGCTTTAATTGATAAATTGAGATCGACTATTCAAGAAGTGCGTGCGAGGGGTGGACAAGTTATTTTATTTGCACAAGATCCTTTAGAAAGTGAAAAAGCGCAGGGCTGTCAGACGATTGTATTACCAAAAACATCGGATGACATCATTAGTCCGTTAATTTTTACTATCCCATTACAGCTATTAGCTTATCATGTGGCTGTTCTAAAAGGGACAGACGTCGATCAACCGCGCAATCTTGCAAAATCAGTTACTGTGGAATAGTCCATGTTATGAAGGGTCATACCGTTTTAACGATGCTAGCTAATTGTTCCGCAATGTTTTGGACTTGTTGAGCGTCTTCGCCTTCTACCATGATACGAACAACTGATTCTGTTCCTGATGGGCGTAAAAGAACACGCCCTCGAGTTGATAGCTTATTTTCTGCTTCTGCCACAGCTTTTTTTACCGTCGCAGATTCAGCAACCAATAAAGGTTTTTTTACTGAGATATTGATTAATTTTTGTGGAAATTTTTGCATGCCTTTTTTAGCCGCATGAAGTGATTGCTCTGCCGCTTGAAGCGCTACTAATATTTGCAACGCAATAATAATGCCATCACCTGTTTTAATGATGTTTCGGGAGATAAGATGACCTGATGCTTCGCCTCCCAGTTGCCAACCCGTTGCTTGTAAGCGTTCATTAACATAACGGTCACCCACGGGTGCACGAACAAAATCCAGACCTAATTTTTGTAACGCTTGTTCTAAGCCTAGGTTACTCATCGCTGTTCCTACAATGCCGCCTTGAACCGTATTGGTTTGAACACCATGCTGAGCAAGTAGGAAGAGTAGTTCATCACCATCCACTATTTCACCACAATGGTCTACCATCAATACCCGATCACCATCGCCATCAAAAGCAATGCCTATATCTGCTTTTTTTGCTAAGACAGTTTCTTGTAACATGGCTAGGTGAGTAGAGCCGCAATCCATATTAATATTCAATCCATTTGGGGTTACACCTAAAACGGTTATATCAGCACCTAACCCAGAAAATAAGGAAGGTGCGATATGATAGGTAGCACCGTTCGCGCAATCCAAAACAATCTTAAATGAATTGAAGTTAGTATTTTTTGGCAAAGTTGATTTACAAAAGTTAACATAGCGAGATTTTGCATCTTCTATGCGATGTGCTCTACCTAACTTGGCTGGTTCAACAGTCGTTAGAGGGTTATCAAGTTGTGCTTCAATGGCGCATTCAAGAGCATCGGGTAATTTAGTTCCTTCGTGTGAAAAAAATTTTATACCGTTGTCGACATAAGGATTATGTGATGCGCTGATAACAATGCCTGCTTGAGCGCCTAAATCGGCGGTTAAGTAGGCAATGGCAGGGGTTGGCATAGGGCCTAAAAGATATATATCAACTCCAGCGGCAGATAAGCCAGCCTCTAAAGCAGATTCAAACATGTAGCCGGAAATACGCGTATCTTTGCCAATCAGGACCTTATTATTTCCATTTGCTAAAACTCGACCAATTGCCCAGCCAAGTTTTAGGACAAATTCCGGAGTAATAGGATAATCACCCACTTTGCCACGTATGCCGTCGGTTCCAAAGTACTTCCGGACTGGACTTGTCATAGAGAGTTAAACCATTAACTAACTTATAGCGCCATCAACAGCGTCTGGTCCAGGCGCTATTTTTGTATCCGTTTCAGAAGTTTTTGATCGAACTACTTTGGCTTTATTCCCATTATCACTCCAGCCTTTTGGTTCGCGAGGCGGCTTTCCTTCCATAATGTCATCGATTTGAGCCGAATCAATTGTTTCATATTTGATAAGCGCTTCCGCCATCATATGTAATTTATTCACGTTTTCTTGTAAAAGTGCTTTAGCGAGCTTGTAATTGCGATCGATGATAGCTCGGCTTTCTTCGTCAATTAAATGTGCAGTGTCATCCGAGAACTTGTTGTTTTTAGCAATTTGGTGGCCTAAAAAGACTTCGTCGTTATCTTGGTTATAAGTTAATGGGCCAAGACGTTCAGAAAGCCCCCATTTAGTAATCATGTTGCGTGCAATCTCGGTTGCACGTTGAATATCGTTTGAAGCACCAGTAGTGACTTGTTCGGGGCCAAAAATTAATGCTTCAGCGATTCGACCACCAAATAAGCTAGCGATTTGGCTTTCTAAGCGT
This is a stretch of genomic DNA from Candidatus Rickettsiella viridis. It encodes these proteins:
- a CDS encoding RNA recognition motif domain-containing protein: MNKRLYVGGLSYGVDDDSLRELFQPHGDVKFVKVIRDFHSGRSKGFGFVEMNTPEEAKSAIDALNGSTHEGRSITVSEANPPDSSGGGNRGGARAGGGGSGGGYQQRRRSGGGMGGSGGGNGGGHRHREREEY
- a CDS encoding MlaA family lipoprotein is translated as MLKRLGFCLLLLVALPAFAEDASNDPYENYNRHAFKLNQTLDTIFLKPVATVYKTVLPWPVTKGISNFFNNLGQVPAIINDLLQADFYTATQDTWRLLINTTVGIGGFVDVASHINLPAHSQDFGLTLAKWGYRSSAYFVVPILGPSTVRDAISWPVNYGVFSVYPYINDISWRNGLAAGGFVNTRAQLLDFDQTIKQVSFDPYVFQRNAYLQRRNYLIKQNSHLVNTSDDKDDDDDDDDADIE
- a CDS encoding ComF family protein; translated protein: MDINTWIRIAKKELIYSILPFTCILCSEEAKRAIDLCLDCEKDLPWLGHVCIHCAAPLNIATNTICGTCLKKPFPFYKTCIPFSYRGAIRSLITGLKFQQRLLYATILGNLLAKQIRLSYQKEHFPHLIIPVPLHKKRLRQRGFNQVMEIARYINKTLNISIDYKSCLRIRNTLPQSELPANQRRTNVKNAFALQTQKNLLNQHIALLDDVMTTGHTLTELSRILYDAGVKRIDVWCCARTYLDNF
- the glmS gene encoding glutamine--fructose-6-phosphate transaminase (isomerizing) produces the protein MCGIVAATAQRNVVPILLEGLKRLEYRGYDSAGIALLDSHHQLQRRRTVGKVESLEKAITPEALSGKIGIAHTRWATHGKPSEANAHPHMSGSDIALVHNGIIENYLSLRHDLKKAGYQFESETDTEIIAHLLDHHLKKTKDFLSAVLQTIQRLEGAFALVFLYSQEPDSLIAVRKGSPLVVGLSKDENFIASDHLALLPVTQQFVYLQEGDIAQISSGKVVFFDSKGQMVQRSPYRSTLQHDVIDKGKYRHFMEKEIFEQPEAASAALEGRISQTQVLDGICGFQAVDKLTSIRRVQIVACGTSYHAGLIARYWLESWVGLPCQVEIASEFRYHPTLVEPDTLFITLSQSGETADTLEALRQAKTKNYAATLTICNAPESAMVRESDFVLLTRAGPEIGVASTKAFTTQLTVLLLLTALLGRHHGWDKKREQEWVSQLRTLPKLLEETLLLDKPIKQLAKLFRDKSNALFIARGIHFPVALEGALKLKEISYIHAEAYPAGELKHGPLALVDNDMPVIALLPSNALIDKLRSTIQEVRARGGQVILFAQDPLESEKAQGCQTIVLPKTSDDIISPLIFTIPLQLLAYHVAVLKGTDVDQPRNLAKSVTVE
- a CDS encoding Dps family protein — protein: MKETLNIGLTETKRKKTADGLIKLLANNYVLYLKTHNFHWNVVGSMFQPLHSLFEAQYIDLWNAADKIAERIRALGFFVPASYEDFAKLSKIKEAVGTKSVKAKSMISQLVGDQEIIIRLARELLPQIEETEDQVTVDLLSERMEVHEKNAWMLRSFLE
- the glmM gene encoding phosphoglucosamine mutase codes for the protein MTSPVRKYFGTDGIRGKVGDYPITPEFVLKLGWAIGRVLANGNNKVLIGKDTRISGYMFESALEAGLSAAGVDIYLLGPMPTPAIAYLTADLGAQAGIVISASHNPYVDNGIKFFSHEGTKLPDALECAIEAQLDNPLTTVEPAKLGRAHRIEDAKSRYVNFCKSTLPKNTNFNSFKIVLDCANGATYHIAPSLFSGLGADITVLGVTPNGLNINMDCGSTHLAMLQETVLAKKADIGIAFDGDGDRVLMVDHCGEIVDGDELLFLLAQHGVQTNTVQGGIVGTAMSNLGLEQALQKLGLDFVRAPVGDRYVNERLQATGWQLGGEASGHLISRNIIKTGDGIIIALQILVALQAAEQSLHAAKKGMQKFPQKLINISVKKPLLVAESATVKKAVAEAENKLSTRGRVLLRPSGTESVVRIMVEGEDAQQVQNIAEQLASIVKTV
- the cysQ gene encoding 3'(2'),5'-bisphosphate nucleotidase CysQ, which encodes MNSLLSNIVSLAKQAGKQILSIYHSDFTVEYKADKSPVTAADMAAHQTIYQGLKQITPEIPILSEELTTTDFAERRHWQRYWLIDPLDGTKEFLEKNGEFTINIALIENHVPTLGVIYAPAFDFCYFAGADQGAFKQMAEQEAALLQTSSWKKDSSIIIAISRRHGTDSLQHFLAQFPALNLLRCGSALKFCWLAEGFADVYPRFSPTSEWDTAAGQCILKEAGGTLIDSQGQILRYNTKPSLRNTAFLAVGDKSHAWANYFVYTLRT
- the trxB gene encoding thioredoxin-disulfide reductase, which translates into the protein MNKAQKHRLIILGSGPAGYTAAIYAARANLNPLVITGMQQGGQLMTTTDVDNWPGDVEGLQGPALMERMLKHAERFKSQMVFDQINTVDLSKKPFILKGDQATYHCDALIIATGASARYLGLDSETEFTGKGVSACATCDGFFYKGQKVAVVGGGNTAVEEALYMANIAEHVMLIHRRDSFRSEKILIDKLMAKVKAGKITLVLDSVVEAIVGDEQGVNGVKIKNVKTQALSQLAVHGVFIAIGHTPNTALFQDQLKMEKGYILVKGGSQGAATATNIHGVFAAGDVADSVYRQAVTSAGTGCMAALDAEKYLDECAN
- a CDS encoding malate dehydrogenase, giving the protein MLKKSITVAVTGAAGQIGYALLFRIASGQMFGPDQPVKLHLLELEKSLPALHGIAMELDDCAFPLLEKIVCTRQMHEAMQGANWAILVGSMPRRDGMERADLLKINGGIFAPQGKAINDYAADDVRTFVVGNPCNTNCLIAMHHAPDVPRDRFFAMTLLDENRARSQLAKKAGVSVQEVSQLAIWGNHSSTQYPDFYNAKISGKPVIETISDENWLRNDFISLVQKRGAAVIKARGASSAASAANAVVGSVYHLTHETKQDDYFSIAFCSKGEYGIDEDLIFSFPSQVDAKGRLTIVENIQHNAFGKEKLLLTLNELRAERDEIKKLGLIESKLGVS